GAAAAAAGTAGCCTTGTGGTACATAAATAAAAAGGGTTCTCTGTGGGTTGATATTTGCATTGAAGATAATAAGAAAAGTATGATACTTGCTCCGATAGCTGTATATAGCGACGAATATAATATTCATGAGTATGGATTTACGTATAATATATCAAAAGCAATATTGAACAATTTAAAGCATAGTGAAGAGACTAGGTATGAAGTGAAATTTCAGGCAAATCTAAATAGTGATGCAAATCAAATTGCTACTACGAATTGTACAAAGACTATAATTCCTAGAATCTGTGTAGAAAACGCAAATGGATTCATTCTATCTAAATTAATTAAATTAAATACTAATGATAAACCTTTTAAAGTGGTTTATAAATACAATTAGGAGGCATTTTGTGAATAGTGTAATATGGAAATTAGATAAAACAATAGATGAGATATATGATTTATTAGAAAAAACTAGGTGCATTGAATCCGATCACAATAATCCTAGTGTTAATCTTACTTATGAATGGAAAAATAAAAATAAACAAAAAATATCTAATTATGATTGTGTTACTGCAATGGCGTGTTTGGATAAGTTCACTGGTTTTAAAGTAAATACAAGTTATAGTCATGCTTTGTTTTTGGAATATAATAACTCAACGTATTGTAATATAATAGGGGTTAAAGGTGTTGAAGCTCGGATAAGAACTAAGTTAATGGAAAAAGGCAAATATTCGCCTTGGGGTAAATTAATGTTTAAAAATATAGATGGGTATACATTCGAAAAAGATTTTTTCTACTGGTTATTAAGTAAAAAAGGGGAAAAAATAGGAAGTAATAATATTACAATATTAGATATAAGTGAATTTCAATGTAACACAGATCGAAATGCTGACAATTATAGTGGTGTATCAAGATATGGAAACATTGATAACAAACCACCCTTACAAGCGTTAATAAGTGCTTATGAAGATATAAGTAGTTTGCAAATGCATATTAAAAAGAATAATAATCAATATGTCTTTAGATTAGATAATGATGGAAGAGTAGATATAAAATTAGAAAGCTGTGGAGAGTTCGCCACTCAAAATCCACAGCAATTAAGTATTTTTGAAGCAGTTATTCATATTTATTATACTATTATACCATTGCTGCGACAGCAATACAATAAAGATATGCAAAATAGATGGAAGGTATGATTGATTTATGATAATGTCTTAGTGTACCACAATTGATTATGTCCTATTTTTTTTAATTATGGTATATAATAAAACCTCATGTATTTTATAGGCAGAGGTGATTATCATTAGAAAGGTAGACTTAAACATGACAGAACAATATAAATATGAAATTATTAAAAGATTAGTTGAAACTAAAGGGAACAAGGACAATGCAGCTCTGAAACTAGGCTGTACTAGACGAAATATAAATCGTTTAATCAAAGGTTATTTAGATCAAGGAAAGATTTTCTTTATCCATGGTAATCGTGGTCGTAAACCATCACATACAATAGAAGACAATATCAAAGAAAATATCTTAAATCTTTATCGAACAAAATATTATAACACAAACTTCACTCATTATTGTGAGTTGCTAGAAGAGCATGAAAAAATCAAGGTTTCTGTAAGTACTGTACAAAACATTCTTATGTCTGAAGGGATGCTTTCACCTAAAGCTAGACGTGTTACTAAAAAGAGAATGCGTCTTAAGTTGAAAAAACAAAGAAATGCTACTAAATCAAAGAAAGAGGTTGCTAAAATTACAGAAAACATAGTTGCTCTTGAAGATGCTCATCCTCGTAGACCACGCTGTGCTTTTTTAGGTGAGATGATTCAAATGGATGCTTCTGTACACTTTTGGTTTGGGGATAAAAAAACTCATCTACATATTGCTGTTGATGATGCTACAGGAACTGTTGTTGGAGCATATTTTGATAGACAAGAAACGTTGAAAGGCTACTATAATGTTTTTCATCAGATTTTAAATAATCATGGTATTCCCTATATGTTTTATACTGATAGACGTACTGTCTTTGAATATAGGCAAAAAAAATCTCCTTCTCTTGAAAAGGATACTTTTACTCAGTTTGGTTATGCTTGTAAACAGTTAGGGGTCGAAATCAGAACAACCAGCAATCCACAAGCCAAAGGTCGCGTAGAACGAATGTTCCAAACATTACAATCACGCCTACCAATCGAATTAAGATTAGCAGGCGCAACAACCATAGAACAAGCAAATATATTTTTGGACTCCTACATACAAAAATATAATGCTAAATTTGCTC
The window above is part of the Vallitalea guaymasensis genome. Proteins encoded here:
- a CDS encoding ISNCY family transposase; amino-acid sequence: MTEQYKYEIIKRLVETKGNKDNAALKLGCTRRNINRLIKGYLDQGKIFFIHGNRGRKPSHTIEDNIKENILNLYRTKYYNTNFTHYCELLEEHEKIKVSVSTVQNILMSEGMLSPKARRVTKKRMRLKLKKQRNATKSKKEVAKITENIVALEDAHPRRPRCAFLGEMIQMDASVHFWFGDKKTHLHIAVDDATGTVVGAYFDRQETLKGYYNVFHQILNNHGIPYMFYTDRRTVFEYRQKKSPSLEKDTFTQFGYACKQLGVEIRTTSNPQAKGRVERMFQTLQSRLPIELRLAGATTIEQANIFLDSYIQKYNAKFALPLNNIKSVFEKQPDNEKINLTLAVLVNRKIDNGHCIRLNKKYYKPIDSNGYPVYYHKGTLALVIKSFDGQLFTSIGEKVYTLDEIPEHEYTSRNFHYPQSTEKPRKRYIPPMSHPWKKSTFTKFVKKQKHYYEQSFESAMYSQALTIAK